Within Sediminispirochaeta bajacaliforniensis DSM 16054, the genomic segment TCGTGCGTTGGCGGCAGATGAACCAGAAGCGGTTATTTGGTCGGAAACCGCCTTTGTACCTGGTGTCGATTGGCATAGCCGTTATCGAACCGATTCTGAGCGTTATGCTTTGGTTGAGGAGTTGCGGAATTACCTTGCCGATAAATCTGTTCCCTTTATTCTGGGGAACGATGACGGGCAAAAGGCCGATCCTGGGTTGCCTCCGATTCTGTCCGACGGAAGGCTGAACCGTGTCGACTATAATGCCGTGTTGCTGTATGAAAATGGGAAACTGCGGCAGACCTATCGGAAAACACATTTGGTGCCCTTTACCGAGAATTTTCCCTATAAAAAGCTCTTTCCCGGGTTTTACCAACTTCTGGTTGATCATAATTACCATTTTTGGGAAAAGGGTACCGAATATACGGTTTTTGAGACCGATAATGGGGTGCGTTTCTCCACCCCCATCTGCTTTGAGGATGTATTCGGTTATCTTTCCCGGCGTTTCGTCCGAAACGGGGCAGATGTTATTGTAAATTTAACAAATGATTCCTGGTCCGGTTCTGTTGCAGCCCAGATGCAACATATGGGTATGGCTGTGTTTCGGGCCGTTGAGCTTAGACGTAGCGTCATCCGCAGCAGCAACAGCGGCATGACCTGTACTATTAATCCTGACGGAAGACTTACCGGTATGCTTGGACCCTTTGTTGAGGATTATTATATAGGTTCCGTACCGATCTATGCAGAGCGTAATACCCTGTATTATCATTGGGGGGATTGGTTCCCTCTCGTCATGTTGTTTCTTGGCCTTGTTTTTCTTCTTGTAGGCGGGGTGAGAAAAATTGTGCTTCGAAAGAACTAATCTTTCATTTTGGGGCTATCATTGACAAGACGCAGTTCATATAGGAAGATATAATAACGAAGGACGTTCCGATGGAAGAAAGAACCAAAATTCTTATTGTTGACGACGAACCAATAAATCTCGATTTTTTCGATGTAATGCTTAGTAAGCTCGGTTTTGAGATCGGCAGGGCTGAGGATGGTGAGGAAGCCCTTGAGCAGATTAAAGCTTTCAATCCCGATCTTATTATTTTGGATAATGTGATGCCGAAGATGTCTGGGTGGCAGGTAACCCGCATCGTTAAACAGGATCCTTTGTTTGAAAAGTATCATGATATTCCCATTATCATGTTTTCGGCCATGGATGATGTGAAGGATAAGATAGAGGGATTTGAGCTGGGGGTGGAAGATTACATCACGAAGCCCTTTAATTTTTCCGAGGTTCTTGCTCGGATTCGGGCGGTCCTGCGAGGAAAGGAGCTCTATCAGCAGATCCTGCATCGTGAGAAAGAGATCGCCGTTTCAATCGATTTGCGGAGACGGTTTGATTCCTTTGCCGATCAGGCGAAAGAATCTCTCGGCACATTGCTTTCCGCCTGTGAGCATGTGAAAGCGGATGATGAGAATGCCATTACGGGCTATCTTGGAAAGGTCCATGATGAGGTTGATGCTGTTCTCCGCTCCCTTGATCTTCTCGAGAAGGAGATACATGAACGAAGGTCTGAGCCTCTGATTGGCAGTTCGGCACTTGATGATCTTGATAAACGTTTTGACAGTCACTTTCGTCGGCTTAAGGAAAATGCCGACACTATGGGGGAAGTGAGGGAATAGGGTGGTTGGTGAAGAGAAGTTAAAGGTTCTTGAACTTTTTGCCGAAGGTCGTAAACAGT encodes:
- the lnt gene encoding apolipoprotein N-acyltransferase, which translates into the protein MLADGGSRGLLRKTFGELGLLSLSAFLFAFSFPSFISIDGLWPLVFIALIPIVPVIRRCSWAAAPFYGAFYGFLSYAIFNYWLTTFHPLAIFIVPVIYAVYFLVLFPALKAVDLFFPRYAYWIQAVVWVAYEYLRTQGFLGYPYGNLGYALYKVLPVIQISELTGVWGVSFLIALIGFFLGHALLFTFEYDASFLASLKVWFGRRKAALAVCSVLLAGTLIFGFVVMRGNYDDQRPWKVALIQHNADTWKGGLPTYRRNLRTMIALSDRALAADEPEAVIWSETAFVPGVDWHSRYRTDSERYALVEELRNYLADKSVPFILGNDDGQKADPGLPPILSDGRLNRVDYNAVLLYENGKLRQTYRKTHLVPFTENFPYKKLFPGFYQLLVDHNYHFWEKGTEYTVFETDNGVRFSTPICFEDVFGYLSRRFVRNGADVIVNLTNDSWSGSVAAQMQHMGMAVFRAVELRRSVIRSSNSGMTCTINPDGRLTGMLGPFVEDYYIGSVPIYAERNTLYYHWGDWFPLVMLFLGLVFLLVGGVRKIVLRKN
- a CDS encoding response regulator transcription factor translates to MEERTKILIVDDEPINLDFFDVMLSKLGFEIGRAEDGEEALEQIKAFNPDLIILDNVMPKMSGWQVTRIVKQDPLFEKYHDIPIIMFSAMDDVKDKIEGFELGVEDYITKPFNFSEVLARIRAVLRGKELYQQILHREKEIAVSIDLRRRFDSFADQAKESLGTLLSACEHVKADDENAITGYLGKVHDEVDAVLRSLDLLEKEIHERRSEPLIGSSALDDLDKRFDSHFRRLKENADTMGEVRE